From the Pseudomonas sp. SORT22 genome, one window contains:
- a CDS encoding acyl-CoA dehydrogenase family protein translates to MPGLSAVPPIERRNLDDLKGNTENLLALIAAGAAQRERERQLPYEAVRQIAQAGLYTCRIPEQYGGPGGSVSDVIGLLLRIASVDSNVAQALRPGFGFIEGLLSSTADGAEAERQRWFARYLQGAVLGNAGWEVGGANGAISARIVRDGEHYRASGSKYYSTGSLYADWVSAVALDENDQPVSFVLPRERQGLELLDDFDAMGQRLTASGTTRLNDVVVYADEIRTRTVEEGKRTIVTPFLQLFLATVQAGIARNALDDASRFAREHARPIKHSSAARSVDDPYVQLSVGEIAARAFSAEAVVLRAAASIDRAWASGLDPQQVDQAAIDVAQAQYIAAESALKAAELLFDVGGASTTGRSHNLDRHWRNARTVANHNPRHWKAAAVGAWQLTGTPPPTSGLF, encoded by the coding sequence ATGCCTGGTTTATCCGCAGTCCCCCCGATTGAGCGTCGCAACCTCGACGATCTCAAAGGCAATACCGAAAACCTGCTGGCGCTGATTGCCGCCGGCGCCGCGCAACGTGAGCGCGAACGCCAGCTGCCCTATGAAGCGGTGCGCCAGATTGCCCAGGCCGGGCTCTACACCTGTCGCATCCCCGAGCAGTATGGCGGCCCGGGTGGCAGTGTCAGCGATGTGATCGGCCTGCTGCTGCGCATCGCCTCGGTGGACTCCAACGTCGCCCAGGCGCTGCGCCCGGGCTTTGGTTTTATCGAAGGCTTGTTGTCGTCAACCGCCGACGGCGCCGAGGCCGAGCGCCAGCGCTGGTTCGCCCGTTACCTGCAAGGCGCGGTGCTGGGCAATGCCGGTTGGGAAGTGGGCGGCGCCAATGGCGCGATCAGTGCGCGCATCGTGCGTGACGGCGAGCATTACCGCGCCAGCGGCAGCAAGTACTACAGCACCGGCTCCCTGTACGCCGACTGGGTCAGCGCCGTGGCTCTGGATGAAAACGATCAGCCGGTGTCGTTCGTGCTGCCGCGCGAGCGCCAGGGCCTGGAGTTGCTCGACGATTTCGACGCCATGGGCCAGCGCCTGACTGCCAGCGGCACCACGCGCCTGAATGATGTCGTGGTGTACGCCGACGAGATCCGCACGCGGACCGTGGAGGAGGGCAAGCGCACCATCGTCACGCCGTTCCTGCAGTTGTTTCTGGCCACGGTGCAGGCCGGCATCGCCCGCAATGCGCTGGACGACGCCAGCCGCTTTGCCCGCGAGCACGCGCGGCCGATCAAGCACAGCAGCGCCGCGCGTTCGGTGGATGACCCTTACGTGCAGCTCAGCGTCGGCGAGATCGCCGCCCGTGCCTTTAGCGCCGAAGCCGTGGTGTTGCGCGCGGCGGCGTCGATCGACCGCGCCTGGGCCAGCGGGCTTGACCCGCAACAGGTCGACCAGGCCGCCATCGACGTCGCCCAGGCCCAGTACATTGCCGCCGAGTCCGCGCTCAAGGCTGCCGAGTTGCTGTTCGACGTCGGCGGCGCCTCGACCACCGGCCGCAGCCACAATCTCGACCGCCACTGGCGCAACGCGCGCACGGTCGCCAACCACAACCCGCGGCACTGGAAGGCCGCAGCGGTGGGTGCCTGGCAACTGACCGGCACGCCGCCGCCGACGTCGGGCTTGTTCTGA
- a CDS encoding MFS transporter, with translation MIIGCALLMELIDSTVVMTALPQMASEFGAPSVRMNLVVSLYMLAAALAVPVSGWAADRYGPRRVFVLAIVLFTLSSLACALAGSLLQLCLARLCQGAAGAMMVPVGLMILLRWSPREQLLRNMSYLTIPPLVGPMLGPPLGGLLVTLLSWQWIFLVNLPIGVLGVYLVLRHIPDYPGDSQQRLDLHGLLLASVTLASLVFGFEALGHGLLARRWVLLLLLIGLITALLYVRHARRCAQPLLDFSPLRVGSFAVSFWGGNLFRLGTAAQPFLMVLLFQLCFGLSPLHAGLLTFTGGVGAFVVKLLAVRIVRRFGFRRTLSINALFTGLSLGACASFNLDTPYWLVVLILFASGLIRSLQFSAMGGLTYADVPAELHSRASSLSAATVQLTMSLSVGVAASLLSVLMSVKGEQQVAVADIALVIGVGALLCMASALVFRTLAADAGSEIYC, from the coding sequence ATGATCATCGGCTGTGCGTTGCTGATGGAGCTGATCGACTCCACCGTGGTCATGACCGCATTGCCACAGATGGCCAGCGAGTTCGGCGCGCCGAGTGTGCGCATGAACCTGGTGGTGTCGCTGTACATGCTCGCCGCGGCCCTGGCAGTGCCGGTCAGCGGCTGGGCGGCGGACCGCTACGGGCCGCGGCGGGTGTTCGTGCTGGCGATAGTGTTGTTCACCCTGTCGTCGCTGGCTTGCGCCCTGGCCGGGTCGTTGCTGCAACTGTGCCTGGCGCGCCTGTGCCAGGGCGCGGCGGGGGCGATGATGGTGCCGGTGGGCTTGATGATCCTGCTGCGCTGGTCGCCGCGCGAGCAACTGCTGCGCAACATGTCCTACCTGACCATCCCGCCACTGGTGGGGCCGATGCTCGGGCCGCCGCTGGGCGGTCTGCTGGTGACGCTGCTGTCGTGGCAATGGATTTTTCTGGTCAACCTGCCCATCGGCGTGCTCGGGGTGTACCTGGTGCTGCGGCATATTCCCGATTACCCCGGCGACAGCCAGCAACGCCTGGACCTGCACGGCTTGCTGCTGGCCAGTGTGACCCTGGCGTCACTGGTGTTCGGCTTCGAGGCGCTCGGCCATGGTTTGCTGGCGCGGCGCTGGGTGCTGCTGTTGCTGCTGATCGGGCTAATAACAGCGCTGCTCTATGTGCGCCATGCCCGGCGTTGCGCCCAGCCGCTGCTGGACTTTTCGCCTTTGCGCGTAGGCAGTTTTGCCGTGAGTTTCTGGGGTGGCAACCTGTTTCGCCTGGGCACGGCGGCGCAGCCGTTCTTGATGGTGTTGTTGTTCCAGCTGTGCTTTGGTTTAAGCCCTTTGCATGCCGGTTTGCTGACCTTCACCGGGGGTGTCGGCGCCTTTGTGGTCAAGCTGCTGGCGGTGCGTATCGTGCGCCGCTTTGGCTTTCGCCGCACCTTGAGTATCAATGCATTGTTCACCGGTTTGAGCCTGGGCGCCTGCGCCAGTTTCAACCTCGACACGCCGTACTGGCTGGTGGTGTTGATCCTGTTCGCCAGCGGCCTGATCCGCTCCTTGCAGTTCAGCGCCATGGGTGGCCTGACCTATGCCGACGTGCCCGCCGAACTGCACAGCCGCGCCAGCAGCCTGTCGGCGGCGACGGTGCAGTTGACCATGAGCTTGTCGGTGGGGGTGGCTGCTTCACTGCTCAGTGTGTTGATGAGCGTGAAAGGTGAGCAGCAAGTGGCGGTGGCGGATATCGCCCTGGTGATTGGCGTCGGGGCGCTGCTGTGCATGGCTTCGGCGCTGGTGTTTCGCACGCTGGCGGCGGATGCGGGGAGTGAGATCTACTGCTGA
- a CDS encoding sigma-54 dependent transcriptional regulator, with protein MQLLTLPPSPALATSIRATAQVFEDPKSRALLAHLQRVAPSEASVLIIGETGTGKELVARHIHNLSGRRDKPFVAVNCGAFSESLVEAELFGHEKGAFTGALSAKAGWFEEANGGTLFLDEIGDLPMPIQVKLLRVLQEREVVRLGSRKSIAIDVRVLAATNVQLEKAINAGHFREDLYYRLDVVSLELVPLRERPGDILPLTRHFIQAYSQRLGYGQVSLSSEAEAKLRSYGWPGNIRELENVIHHTLLICRDGVIRQEDLRLSNMRIERADDSPGSDDSAEGLLARAFQKLFEQPGGALHEKVEDALLRAAYRFSHYNQVHTANLLGLSRNVTRTRLIKMGELAVNRRQPGGSTQGERVLNLSI; from the coding sequence ATGCAATTGTTGACCCTACCGCCCTCCCCGGCCCTGGCCACCTCGATCCGCGCCACCGCGCAGGTGTTCGAAGACCCCAAGTCACGGGCCTTGCTGGCGCACCTGCAGCGGGTCGCGCCGAGTGAAGCCAGCGTGCTGATCATCGGCGAGACCGGCACCGGCAAAGAGCTGGTCGCCCGGCACATCCACAACCTCAGCGGCCGGCGTGACAAGCCGTTCGTGGCAGTCAACTGCGGAGCGTTTTCCGAGTCGCTGGTCGAGGCCGAACTGTTCGGCCACGAAAAAGGCGCGTTCACCGGCGCCCTCAGTGCCAAGGCCGGCTGGTTCGAAGAAGCCAACGGCGGCACCTTGTTCCTCGACGAGATCGGCGACCTGCCGATGCCGATCCAGGTCAAGCTGTTGCGCGTGCTGCAGGAGCGCGAAGTGGTACGCCTGGGCTCGCGCAAGAGCATTGCCATCGATGTGCGGGTACTGGCCGCTACCAACGTGCAGCTGGAAAAAGCCATCAACGCCGGGCACTTTCGCGAAGACCTGTACTACCGCCTCGACGTCGTCAGCCTGGAACTTGTGCCACTGCGTGAACGCCCGGGCGACATCCTGCCGCTGACCCGCCACTTCATCCAGGCCTACAGCCAGCGCCTGGGCTATGGCCAGGTCAGCCTCAGCAGCGAGGCCGAAGCCAAGCTGCGCAGCTACGGCTGGCCGGGCAACATCCGCGAGCTGGAAAACGTCATCCATCACACCTTGCTGATCTGCCGTGACGGCGTGATCCGCCAGGAGGACCTGCGCCTGTCGAACATGCGCATCGAACGCGCCGACGACAGCCCCGGCAGCGATGATTCGGCGGAAGGCTTGCTGGCGCGGGCTTTCCAGAAACTCTTCGAACAACCTGGCGGCGCCTTGCACGAGAAGGTCGAGGACGCACTGTTGCGCGCGGCCTACCGCTTCAGTCATTACAACCAGGTGCACACCGCCAACTTGCTCGGCCTGAGCCGCAACGTCACCCGCACCCGGCTGATCAAGATGGGCGAACTGGCGGTGAATCGCCGGCAGCCCGGGGGCAGTACCCAGGGCGAGCGGGTGCTGAATTTGTCGATCTAA
- a CDS encoding acyl-CoA dehydrogenase family protein — protein MHRTPSTPLHIARELASEFARNAVERDRQGGTPKVERDAIRSSGLLALSIPREFGGLGASWRQTFEVVREFARVDSSLAHVFGFHHLMLATVRLFATPAQWQPWFELTARKSWFWGNALNPLDTRTVVKDRGSFREFSGKKSFCSGASDSEMLIASAVDESAGGKLLIAAIPSGRTGITLHNDWHNMGQRQTDSGSASFERVRVEESDLLLDPGPLSTPFACLRPLIAQLHFANIFLGIAEGAFEEARDYALRESRPWFKSLAEQSSADPYVLKHFGDFWVRLQGARLLVDQAAQELDQAWAKGAALSAEQRGRLAVSIATAKVAASRDGLEICSKVFEVTGARATQASVGLDRHWRNLRTQSLHDPLDYKLHELGEWALRGQLPTPTFYS, from the coding sequence TTGCACCGCACTCCATCGACCCCTTTGCACATCGCCCGGGAACTGGCCAGCGAGTTCGCCCGCAACGCCGTCGAGCGCGACCGCCAGGGCGGCACGCCCAAGGTTGAACGCGATGCCATCCGCAGCAGCGGCCTGCTGGCCTTGAGCATCCCCCGCGAGTTCGGTGGGCTGGGCGCCAGCTGGAGGCAAACGTTCGAGGTGGTTCGTGAATTCGCCCGGGTCGACAGTTCCCTGGCCCACGTGTTTGGTTTTCATCACCTGATGCTCGCCACCGTGCGCCTGTTTGCCACGCCCGCGCAGTGGCAGCCATGGTTTGAACTGACCGCGCGCAAGAGCTGGTTCTGGGGCAATGCCCTCAACCCGCTGGACACCCGCACGGTGGTCAAGGACCGTGGCAGCTTTCGCGAGTTCTCCGGTAAAAAAAGCTTCTGCTCCGGCGCCAGCGATTCAGAGATGCTCATCGCCTCGGCGGTGGACGAGAGCGCCGGCGGCAAGCTGCTGATTGCGGCGATCCCCAGCGGGCGCACCGGCATCACCCTGCACAACGACTGGCACAACATGGGCCAGCGCCAGACCGACAGCGGCAGCGCCAGCTTCGAACGGGTACGGGTGGAAGAAAGCGACCTGCTGCTCGACCCCGGTCCCTTGAGCACGCCGTTCGCCTGCCTGCGGCCGCTGATTGCCCAGCTGCATTTCGCCAATATCTTCCTCGGCATCGCCGAGGGCGCTTTCGAAGAGGCCCGGGATTATGCCCTGCGCGAGTCGCGGCCATGGTTCAAATCGCTCGCCGAACAGAGCAGCGCCGACCCGTATGTACTCAAGCATTTCGGCGACTTCTGGGTGCGCCTGCAGGGTGCGCGGCTGCTGGTTGACCAGGCCGCCCAGGAACTGGACCAGGCCTGGGCCAAAGGCGCGGCGCTGAGCGCCGAACAACGCGGGCGCCTGGCGGTGAGCATCGCTACCGCCAAGGTCGCCGCCAGCCGCGATGGCCTGGAGATTTGCAGCAAGGTGTTTGAAGTCACCGGCGCCCGCGCCACCCAGGCCTCGGTGGGCCTCGACCGGCACTGGCGCAACCTGCGCACCCAGAGCCTGCACGACCCGCTCGACTACAAGCTGCACGAACTCGGTGAATGGGCCCTGCGCGGGCAATTGCCGACTCCGACCTTCTACTCATAG
- a CDS encoding TOBE domain-containing protein: protein MTIKAINVRNQFKGTVKEIIEGPVVSEIDVQTSAGIVTSVITTRSVHELELRVGSEVIAFVKSTEVSIAKL, encoded by the coding sequence ATGACCATCAAGGCGATCAACGTACGCAATCAGTTCAAAGGCACGGTCAAGGAGATCATCGAAGGCCCGGTGGTATCGGAAATCGACGTACAGACCTCCGCCGGCATCGTCACCTCGGTGATCACCACCCGCTCGGTGCACGAGCTGGAGCTGCGGGTCGGCAGCGAAGTGATTGCCTTCGTCAAATCCACCGAGGTGTCGATCGCCAAGCTATGA
- a CDS encoding cytosine permease, which produces MTQANASRSKPLIERRSIDYIPENERHGRLYSQFTLWLGANLQITAIVTGALAVVLGGDVFWSLIGLLLGQLVGGAVMALHAAQGPKLGLPQMISSRVQFGVYGAAIPIALVCLMYLGFTATGTVLSGQAIGQLLSVSDSAGILIFAGVIVLATVFGYRMIHWIGRVASVLGIIAFVYLFSRIMVISDIGQLLENRHFTWASFLLAVSLSASWQISFGPYVADYSRYLPSNTSSFKTFLAAGLGSVVGAQASMVLGVFAAAIANGQFSGREVAYIVGLGGTGATAALLYFSIAFGKVTISTLNSYGSFMCIATIISGFRGHIEVTRRQRLFFVLAIVGASTLIALLGQHSFLAAFKSFILFLLTFFVPWSAVNLVDYYFITKERYDVPALADPNGRYGRWNLPGIIVYTIGVLVQMPFISTKLYTGPMVAHLGGVDLSWIIGLIVPSVLYYLVARRKAADAPAQMILPQTSQS; this is translated from the coding sequence ATGACCCAGGCCAATGCCTCGCGCAGCAAGCCCCTGATCGAGCGGCGCTCGATCGACTACATCCCGGAAAACGAACGACACGGACGCCTCTACAGCCAGTTCACCCTGTGGCTGGGTGCCAACCTGCAAATCACCGCAATCGTCACCGGGGCCCTGGCCGTGGTGCTCGGTGGCGATGTGTTCTGGTCGCTGATCGGCCTGCTGCTCGGGCAACTGGTCGGCGGCGCGGTCATGGCCCTGCACGCCGCCCAAGGGCCGAAACTCGGCCTGCCGCAGATGATCTCCAGCCGCGTGCAGTTCGGGGTGTACGGCGCGGCCATCCCGATTGCCCTGGTGTGCCTGATGTACCTGGGCTTCACCGCCACCGGCACGGTGCTCTCGGGCCAGGCCATCGGCCAGTTGCTGAGCGTCAGCGACAGCGCCGGCATTCTGATTTTCGCCGGGGTCATCGTCCTTGCCACGGTGTTCGGCTACCGCATGATCCACTGGATCGGCCGGGTGGCCAGCGTGCTGGGAATCATCGCCTTCGTCTACCTGTTCAGCCGCATCATGGTCATCAGCGACATCGGCCAGTTGCTGGAGAACCGCCACTTCACCTGGGCCTCGTTCCTGCTCGCGGTGTCGCTGTCGGCGTCCTGGCAGATCTCGTTCGGCCCTTATGTCGCGGATTATTCGCGCTACCTGCCGAGCAACACCTCATCGTTCAAGACCTTCCTCGCCGCAGGCCTGGGCTCGGTGGTCGGCGCCCAGGCGTCGATGGTCCTCGGGGTGTTTGCCGCGGCGATTGCCAACGGCCAGTTCTCCGGCCGTGAAGTGGCCTACATCGTCGGCCTGGGCGGTACCGGCGCCACCGCCGCGCTGCTGTACTTCAGCATCGCCTTCGGTAAGGTGACCATCTCGACCCTCAACTCCTACGGCAGCTTCATGTGCATCGCCACCATCATCAGTGGCTTTCGCGGGCACATCGAAGTCACCCGCCGTCAGCGGCTGTTCTTCGTCCTCGCCATCGTTGGCGCTTCGACGTTGATCGCCCTGCTCGGCCAGCATTCGTTCCTGGCCGCGTTCAAGTCGTTCATCCTGTTCCTGCTGACCTTCTTCGTGCCCTGGAGCGCGGTCAACCTGGTGGACTACTACTTCATCACCAAGGAGCGCTACGACGTGCCGGCGCTGGCTGACCCCAACGGCCGCTACGGGCGCTGGAACCTGCCTGGCATCATCGTCTACACCATCGGCGTGCTGGTGCAGATGCCGTTCATTTCCACCAAGCTCTACACCGGCCCGATGGTTGCCCACCTGGGCGGCGTTGACCTGTCGTGGATCATCGGCCTGATCGTACCGAGTGTGCTGTATTACCTGGTGGCGCGGCGCAAGGCTGCCGATGCCCCGGCGCAGATGATCCTGCCGCAAACCAGCCAGTCCTGA
- a CDS encoding EamA family transporter, translating into MPLKDLLLALVVIVAWGVNFVVIKVGLDGLPPMLLGALRFALVAFPAVLLVKRPQLPWRWLIAYGATISLGQFAFLFEAMGNGMPPGLASLVLQSQAFFTLFFAAIFLGERLRAASVLGLLVAAGGLALIGSENGASVPFFALLLTLCAAAMWAMGNIITRRFGNIDLVALVIWGGLVPPLPFLALSWWLEGPERIESSLRGIGWSSVLALAYLAFIATMLGYSLWSHLLSRYPAGKVAPFSLLVPVVGLSSSALLLDERLTPLQGWGALLVMAGLLINVFGPRLRQLLLARMA; encoded by the coding sequence ATGCCGTTAAAGGATTTACTGCTGGCGCTGGTGGTGATTGTCGCCTGGGGCGTCAATTTCGTGGTGATCAAGGTCGGCCTCGATGGCTTGCCGCCGATGTTGCTGGGCGCCTTGCGCTTTGCCCTGGTGGCGTTTCCGGCGGTGCTGCTGGTCAAGCGCCCGCAGTTGCCCTGGCGCTGGCTGATTGCCTACGGCGCGACCATCTCCCTGGGCCAGTTCGCCTTTCTCTTCGAGGCCATGGGCAATGGCATGCCGCCGGGGCTGGCGTCGCTGGTGCTGCAATCCCAGGCGTTCTTCACCCTGTTTTTTGCCGCGATCTTCCTCGGCGAGCGGCTGCGCGCGGCCAGCGTACTGGGCCTGCTGGTGGCCGCCGGCGGCCTGGCCCTGATCGGCAGCGAAAACGGCGCCAGCGTGCCGTTTTTTGCCTTGCTGCTGACCCTGTGCGCCGCCGCGATGTGGGCCATGGGCAATATCATCACCCGGCGTTTCGGCAATATCGACCTGGTGGCCCTGGTGATCTGGGGCGGGTTGGTACCGCCGCTGCCGTTTCTGGCGCTGTCGTGGTGGCTGGAAGGCCCCGAGCGGATCGAAAGCTCGCTGCGCGGCATCGGCTGGAGCTCGGTGCTGGCGCTGGCCTATCTGGCGTTTATCGCCACCATGCTCGGCTACAGCCTGTGGAGCCATCTGCTGTCGCGCTACCCGGCCGGCAAGGTGGCGCCGTTTTCGTTGCTGGTGCCGGTGGTGGGCCTGAGCTCTTCGGCCTTGCTGCTGGACGAGCGCCTGACCCCGCTGCAAGGCTGGGGCGCGCTGCTGGTGATGGCCGGGCTGTTGATCAACGTCTTCGGCCCGCGCCTGCGCCAGTTGTTGCTGGCGCGGATGGCCTAG
- a CDS encoding metalloregulator ArsR/SmtB family transcription factor, giving the protein MSLSNLDSASSAERILFLLKTRGALKTTDLASLLQISFEATRQHLQKLQAAGQINGISVPSTGAGRPSQKWMLTDAAQRRFPDTHSVLTLQLIDSVEQVFGPEGVDQLISRMEASSRAEYQQACNQAQGLEDKVRVLVQLRERAGYMAQMQACGDGWLIIENHCPICVAASRCQGFCRSELQVFQAALGEQAQVERCEHLLSGDRRCVYRVMPA; this is encoded by the coding sequence ATGAGCCTCAGCAACCTCGATAGCGCCTCAAGCGCCGAGCGCATCCTGTTCTTGCTCAAGACCCGCGGCGCGTTGAAAACCACCGACCTGGCCAGCCTGCTGCAGATCAGCTTCGAGGCCACGCGCCAGCACCTGCAGAAGCTGCAGGCCGCCGGGCAAATCAATGGCATCAGTGTCCCGAGCACTGGCGCCGGGCGGCCTTCGCAAAAGTGGATGTTGACCGACGCCGCCCAGCGGCGCTTTCCCGACACCCACAGTGTGCTGACCCTGCAACTGATCGACAGCGTCGAACAGGTGTTCGGCCCCGAGGGGGTCGACCAGCTCATCAGCCGCATGGAAGCCAGCAGCCGCGCCGAATACCAGCAGGCCTGCAACCAGGCCCAGGGGCTGGAAGACAAAGTGCGGGTGCTGGTGCAACTGCGTGAGCGGGCCGGCTACATGGCCCAGATGCAGGCCTGCGGCGACGGCTGGCTGATCATCGAAAACCACTGCCCGATCTGCGTGGCCGCCAGCCGCTGCCAGGGGTTTTGCCGCTCGGAGCTGCAGGTGTTCCAGGCCGCGCTCGGTGAGCAGGCGCAGGTGGAGCGCTGCGAACACCTGCTGAGCGGTGATCGGCGTTGTGTCTACCGGGTTATGCCGGCGTAA
- a CDS encoding MFS transporter, whose product MNTAHPQPASWAELLHGRNALRSIALAGGVALHAINVYIVTTILPTVIADIGGLAFYAWSTTLFVATSIIGSTLSAQLIERLGARAAFLLALAVFSLGSVICAAAPSMPVLLIGRSVQGLGGGILFALSYALIRLIFDERLWPRAMAMVSGMWGVATLCGPAVGGIFAQGGHWRWAFWSLLPVAALLALIVINQLHGKVAASTRATRPPYGLIACLVASVLAISAASLAQQLLWNLLGIGAGLAIAVLIARLDHQPERRLLPSGAYSLGTSLGKLYAVMCLLIAAVTTEIFVPYFLQAIHGLSPLAAGYMTAAMAAGWTLAALCSASRTGEAAERMIRVGPGIVLAALLGLALMTGQQAWLGSTGGLAVYCLALAGVGLGIGLGWPHLLTKVLSAAPPGEENLTSASITTVQLYATALAAALAGVVSNSAGLVEPGGVAGAQQAATWLFAVFAIAPLLTWLLVWRLTGTAPKVMAR is encoded by the coding sequence ATGAACACCGCCCACCCTCAGCCCGCGTCATGGGCCGAACTGCTCCACGGGCGCAATGCCCTGCGCTCGATCGCCCTGGCCGGCGGCGTCGCCCTGCATGCAATCAACGTCTATATCGTCACCACCATCCTGCCCACAGTGATCGCGGATATCGGCGGCCTGGCCTTTTATGCCTGGAGCACCACGCTGTTTGTCGCCACCTCGATCATCGGCTCGACCCTCTCGGCGCAATTGATCGAGCGCCTGGGCGCGCGGGCGGCATTTCTCCTGGCCCTGGCGGTGTTCAGCCTGGGCTCGGTGATCTGCGCCGCCGCGCCGAGCATGCCGGTGCTGCTGATCGGTCGCAGCGTCCAGGGCCTGGGCGGCGGTATCCTGTTCGCCCTGAGCTATGCCCTGATCCGCTTGATCTTCGATGAGCGCCTGTGGCCCCGGGCCATGGCCATGGTCTCGGGCATGTGGGGCGTGGCCACCCTGTGCGGGCCGGCGGTAGGCGGTATCTTTGCCCAGGGCGGCCACTGGCGCTGGGCGTTCTGGTCGCTGCTGCCAGTGGCGGCGCTGCTGGCGCTGATCGTCATCAACCAGTTGCACGGCAAGGTGGCTGCCAGCACCCGGGCCACTCGCCCACCCTATGGCCTGATTGCTTGCCTGGTCGCCTCGGTGCTGGCGATTTCTGCCGCCAGCCTGGCCCAGCAACTGCTGTGGAACCTGCTCGGGATTGGCGCGGGCCTGGCCATCGCAGTGCTCATCGCCCGCCTCGACCACCAGCCCGAGCGCCGCTTGCTGCCTTCTGGTGCTTATTCCCTGGGCACCTCACTGGGCAAGTTGTATGCGGTGATGTGCCTGTTGATTGCGGCAGTGACCACGGAAATTTTCGTCCCCTACTTCCTCCAGGCCATTCACGGCCTCAGCCCGCTGGCCGCCGGCTACATGACCGCGGCCATGGCGGCGGGCTGGACCCTGGCCGCGCTGTGCAGCGCCAGCCGCACCGGTGAGGCCGCCGAGCGCATGATCCGCGTCGGCCCGGGCATCGTCCTTGCGGCCCTGCTGGGGCTGGCGTTGATGACCGGCCAGCAGGCCTGGCTGGGCAGCACTGGCGGCCTGGCCGTGTATTGCCTGGCGCTGGCCGGCGTGGGCCTGGGGATCGGCCTGGGCTGGCCGCACCTGCTGACCAAGGTGCTCAGCGCCGCGCCACCCGGTGAAGAAAACCTGACCTCGGCATCGATCACCACCGTGCAGCTCTACGCCACGGCGCTGGCGGCAGCCCTGGCCGGGGTGGTCAGCAACAGTGCCGGGCTGGTCGAGCCGGGCGGCGTCGCTGGCGCGCAACAGGCCGCGACCTGGCTGTTCGCGGTGTTTGCCATCGCGCCACTGCTGACCTGGCTGTTGGTCTGGCGCCTAACTGGCACTGCACCCAAGGTCATGGCCCGATGA
- a CDS encoding YbjQ family protein — MIITTTGTIEGREISAYLDVVSAESVQGINVVRDMFASFRDFFGGRSQTLESALKEARIQATDEIRARARSLQADAVVGLDYEISMPSARGGMVVVFVTGTAVKLR, encoded by the coding sequence ATGATCATTACCACCACAGGGACCATCGAAGGCCGGGAAATTTCCGCCTATCTGGATGTGGTCAGCGCCGAGTCGGTTCAGGGTATCAACGTGGTTCGCGATATGTTCGCCAGTTTCCGCGACTTTTTCGGTGGCCGTTCGCAAACCCTGGAAAGTGCGTTGAAAGAAGCGCGCATCCAGGCCACCGACGAAATCCGCGCCCGCGCGCGCAGCCTGCAGGCCGATGCGGTGGTCGGCCTGGACTATGAAATCAGCATGCCCTCGGCCCGTGGCGGCATGGTCGTGGTGTTCGTTACCGGTACCGCAGTGAAGCTCAGGTAA
- a CDS encoding group II truncated hemoglobin: MTQPAFGTGDTSYQAAGGIDGLRRLVDDFYRLMDENPEARTVRQMHPQSLEASRDKLACFLSGWLGGPRLFSERYGPIAIPAFHAQWPINESHSAIWLGCMQQAINLQEYSAEFAEYLLRQLRVPAERIVQASRARHPQA; this comes from the coding sequence ATGACCCAGCCAGCTTTCGGAACCGGTGACACCTCCTACCAGGCCGCCGGAGGCATCGACGGCCTGCGCCGCCTGGTCGATGACTTCTACCGCTTGATGGATGAAAACCCCGAGGCACGGACCGTGCGCCAGATGCATCCGCAAAGCCTGGAAGCTTCGCGCGACAAGCTGGCGTGTTTTCTCAGTGGCTGGCTCGGCGGCCCGCGGCTGTTCAGTGAGCGCTATGGCCCGATCGCCATCCCGGCCTTCCATGCCCAATGGCCGATCAATGAAAGCCACAGCGCTATCTGGTTGGGCTGTATGCAACAGGCGATTAACCTGCAGGAGTATTCTGCAGAATTTGCCGAGTACCTGTTGCGCCAACTGCGCGTGCCGGCCGAACGCATCGTCCAGGCCAGCCGCGCCCGTCACCCTCAGGCCTGA